The following proteins are co-located in the Labrys monachus genome:
- a CDS encoding FGGY-family carbohydrate kinase encodes MAHCVIGVDIGTTGTKTGLYDEAGRLLGSAFEESVLIYPQAGWVEQRPDDIEGSVLRTISAAVAKSGVRGSDVAAIAIDGQMAGVCTVDDDWNAPTHYDSWLDNRCAAFLPRLKQQETEILRSSGCAPSYNHGPKILYWQQEHPEAWSRIRAFVQPAAYVAGRMAGLRGRDAFMDRTYLNFSTFADTANNRWNDDLLAEFGLTAEKLPRIVEPWDIVGRLTRAAAEATGLVEGTPIAAGCGDQAANVLGGGFVDPGMVYDAAGTASVFSIVIDRFATDTAYRALMTCPHVVPGLYYAMAYVAGGGLNLRWFRDAMCGAEKEGWLSAGRDPYDELAALAETAPPGSDRLVFLPHLGGRNTPNNTDMRGAFVGLTWKHGKAHMVRAIMESIGYEYALYLRSVRTLAPDLEPTRVFGIGGGARSQAFRQIKADILGLDYGRLDRDEFGTLGSAIVAGKAVGLFDDIAATARRFVKTDGALTHPSPGNAALYGEYAAFYARLLDQSAGFFEELARIERA; translated from the coding sequence ATGGCCCATTGCGTGATCGGCGTGGATATCGGCACCACCGGCACCAAGACTGGCCTCTATGACGAGGCGGGCCGGCTGCTCGGCTCGGCCTTCGAGGAATCGGTGCTGATCTATCCGCAGGCCGGCTGGGTGGAGCAGCGCCCGGACGACATCGAGGGCTCCGTACTGCGCACCATCAGCGCCGCCGTGGCGAAGAGCGGCGTGCGCGGGAGCGACGTCGCGGCCATCGCCATCGACGGCCAGATGGCCGGCGTCTGCACCGTGGACGACGACTGGAACGCGCCGACCCATTACGATTCCTGGCTCGACAATCGCTGCGCCGCCTTCCTGCCGCGCCTCAAGCAGCAGGAGACCGAGATCCTGCGCTCTTCCGGCTGCGCGCCGTCCTACAATCACGGCCCGAAGATCCTCTATTGGCAGCAGGAGCATCCCGAGGCCTGGAGCCGCATCCGCGCCTTCGTCCAGCCGGCGGCCTATGTCGCCGGCCGCATGGCCGGCCTGCGCGGCCGCGACGCCTTCATGGACCGCACCTATCTCAACTTCTCCACCTTCGCCGACACCGCGAACAACCGCTGGAACGACGATCTGCTCGCCGAATTCGGGCTCACGGCGGAAAAGCTGCCCCGCATCGTCGAGCCCTGGGACATCGTCGGCAGGCTGACGCGGGCCGCCGCCGAGGCGACCGGGCTGGTGGAGGGCACGCCCATCGCCGCCGGCTGCGGCGACCAGGCTGCCAATGTGCTCGGCGGCGGCTTCGTCGATCCGGGCATGGTGTATGACGCCGCCGGCACCGCCTCGGTGTTCTCCATCGTGATCGACCGTTTCGCCACCGATACCGCCTACCGGGCGCTGATGACCTGCCCGCATGTCGTGCCCGGGCTCTATTACGCCATGGCCTATGTGGCGGGCGGCGGCCTGAACCTGCGCTGGTTCCGCGACGCGATGTGCGGTGCCGAGAAGGAGGGGTGGCTGTCCGCCGGCCGCGACCCCTATGACGAGCTGGCCGCCCTCGCCGAGACCGCGCCGCCCGGCTCCGACCGGCTGGTGTTCCTGCCCCATCTCGGCGGGCGCAACACGCCCAACAACACCGACATGCGCGGCGCCTTCGTCGGGCTGACCTGGAAGCACGGCAAGGCGCATATGGTGCGCGCCATCATGGAGAGCATCGGCTACGAATATGCGCTCTATCTGCGCTCGGTGCGGACCCTGGCGCCGGACCTCGAGCCCACGCGCGTGTTCGGCATCGGCGGCGGCGCCCGCAGCCAGGCCTTCCGCCAGATCAAGGCCGACATTCTCGGGCTCGACTATGGCCGGCTCGACCGGGACGAGTTCGGCACGCTCGGCAGCGCCATCGTCGCCGGCAAGGCCGTCGGCCTGTTCGACGACATCGCCGCCACCGCGCGCCGCTTCGTCAAGACCGACGGCGCGCTCACCCATCCCTCCCCCGGCAACGCGGCCCTCTACGGGGAGTATGCCGCCTTCTATGCCCGCCTGCTCGACCAGTCGGCCGGCTTCTTCGAGGAGCTTGCGAGGATTGAACGGGCATGA
- a CDS encoding alcohol dehydrogenase catalytic domain-containing protein, which translates to MTEKIERAALPSLNRLWPFAGGEISDIGVDGSYVEEAQAAAGPDEIVARVDAVCICSSDIKIIRMGAAHPLFADRDLKRSPAVLGHEMALTVCDVGERWKDRFRPGDRLGLQPAIMVDGVRRTVGMDLPGAFAQFIRLDARVLAGAGPYVFPVPADISAAIIAMLEPYSCVEAAYRPNCRTVLKPGGSLLVVGFAGADAVALDVACPEGAAVTLVGGGEAAEAWAGPRRAGAFATLDAFLAAPAGAQPYDDILVLGRPDVAAIERLVPRLARGGLMALVGAATEAAPVVVDAARIHYHELSFLGAPGPSVAEAFAPSRHRFAPRAGGTMLILGAGGAMGRIHVHRALELADGPATVIAASRKADRCASLEADFGPLARRHGKRLVVAQDHAVAETVARLAPDGCDDVAVVAPEVEAIERGAAMMKPDGLLVLFAGMAFGKACRLPLGRIASQGARFTGSTGSTVADQIAVLDRVVEGSLDLSGNLEAVAGFGALPEALAAVSEGRVSGKIAIYPGRLDLPVTRIAGLRPAAAEGTRWTPDDERRLVEG; encoded by the coding sequence ATGACAGAGAAGATCGAACGGGCCGCCCTGCCGTCCCTCAACCGCCTGTGGCCGTTTGCCGGCGGCGAGATCAGCGACATCGGCGTCGACGGGAGCTATGTGGAGGAGGCGCAGGCGGCGGCGGGGCCGGACGAGATCGTCGCCCGGGTGGACGCCGTGTGCATCTGCTCCTCCGACATCAAGATCATCCGCATGGGCGCCGCCCATCCTTTGTTCGCCGACCGCGACCTCAAGCGTTCGCCGGCGGTGCTCGGCCACGAGATGGCGCTGACCGTCTGCGACGTCGGCGAGCGGTGGAAAGACCGTTTCCGCCCGGGCGACCGCCTCGGCCTGCAGCCGGCGATCATGGTGGACGGCGTGCGCCGCACCGTCGGCATGGACCTTCCGGGCGCCTTCGCCCAGTTCATCCGGCTCGATGCCCGCGTGCTGGCGGGAGCGGGTCCCTATGTCTTCCCGGTGCCCGCAGACATCAGCGCGGCGATCATCGCCATGCTCGAGCCCTATTCCTGCGTCGAGGCCGCCTATCGCCCGAATTGCCGCACCGTGCTCAAGCCCGGCGGCAGCCTGCTCGTCGTCGGCTTCGCCGGCGCGGACGCCGTCGCGCTGGACGTCGCATGCCCGGAGGGGGCGGCGGTGACGCTGGTCGGCGGCGGCGAGGCGGCCGAGGCCTGGGCCGGCCCGCGGCGCGCCGGCGCCTTCGCCACGCTCGACGCCTTCCTCGCCGCGCCGGCCGGCGCGCAGCCCTATGACGACATTCTCGTCCTCGGCCGGCCGGACGTCGCCGCGATCGAGCGTCTGGTGCCGCGCCTGGCCCGCGGCGGGCTGATGGCGCTCGTCGGCGCCGCGACCGAGGCCGCGCCGGTCGTCGTCGATGCCGCCCGCATCCATTATCATGAGCTGTCCTTCCTCGGCGCCCCCGGCCCCTCCGTCGCCGAGGCGTTCGCGCCGTCCCGCCACCGCTTCGCCCCGCGGGCCGGCGGCACCATGCTGATCCTGGGCGCGGGCGGCGCCATGGGCCGCATCCATGTCCACCGGGCGCTGGAACTCGCGGACGGGCCGGCGACCGTCATCGCCGCCTCGCGCAAGGCGGACCGCTGCGCCAGCCTGGAGGCCGATTTCGGCCCGCTGGCGCGCCGGCACGGCAAGAGGCTGGTGGTCGCGCAGGACCACGCGGTGGCGGAGACGGTCGCCCGCCTCGCGCCGGACGGATGCGACGACGTCGCCGTCGTGGCGCCCGAGGTGGAGGCGATCGAGCGGGGAGCCGCGATGATGAAGCCGGACGGCCTGCTGGTGCTCTTCGCCGGCATGGCCTTCGGCAAGGCCTGCCGCCTGCCGCTCGGGCGCATCGCCTCGCAGGGCGCGCGCTTCACCGGCTCGACCGGTTCGACGGTGGCCGACCAGATCGCCGTGCTCGACCGGGTGGTGGAGGGCTCGCTCGACCTGTCCGGCAACCTCGAGGCCGTGGCGGGGTTCGGCGCTTTGCCCGAAGCCCTCGCGGCGGTGAGCGAGGGGCGCGTGTCGGGCAAGATCGCGATCTATCCCGGCCGGCTCGATCTGCCGGTGACGCGCATCGCCGGCCTGCGCCCGGCCGCGGCCGAGGGCACGCGCTGGACGCCGGACGACGAACGCCGCCTGGTCGAGGGCTGA
- a CDS encoding MurR/RpiR family transcriptional regulator produces MQGTEITRRIDALRGGLNPTLRRVADLVLDRTSEAKAMSIKELAEACRVSQSSVSRFVRAVGAESYQDFRIMLAEGLTRSVGANRTGEPSVYEGIAPGDDAAAIIAKVARRQAEIIQAASISLDPVQLQRAADLVAAHDTLVFFGVGSSLLAAEDGVMRFLRIGKACVYNRDANIQMFSVAGLAGRAVAIGISESGRTRSTVEAVREAAALGMPSIAITSAAGSPLARSADAVLLTPGAAPEPTGGEGMYESMVSKMAQLAAMDALYALVAVQDHQRALARLDYTDAVIVRSRLK; encoded by the coding sequence ATGCAGGGGACGGAAATCACGCGGCGGATCGATGCCTTGCGCGGCGGATTGAATCCGACGCTGCGCCGCGTCGCGGACCTGGTGCTCGACCGTACCTCGGAGGCCAAGGCCATGAGCATCAAGGAATTGGCGGAAGCCTGCCGGGTGTCGCAATCCTCGGTCAGCCGCTTCGTGCGCGCGGTCGGGGCCGAGAGCTACCAGGATTTCCGCATCATGCTGGCCGAAGGTCTGACCCGGTCGGTCGGCGCGAACCGGACCGGCGAGCCGTCGGTCTATGAAGGCATCGCGCCCGGCGACGATGCCGCGGCGATCATCGCCAAGGTGGCGCGGCGCCAGGCGGAGATCATCCAGGCCGCGAGCATCAGCCTCGATCCCGTTCAGCTGCAGCGGGCGGCCGATCTCGTCGCCGCCCATGACACGCTCGTCTTCTTCGGCGTCGGCTCGTCCCTGCTGGCCGCCGAGGACGGCGTCATGCGCTTCCTGCGCATCGGCAAGGCCTGCGTCTACAATCGCGACGCCAACATCCAGATGTTCTCGGTCGCCGGACTGGCGGGGCGGGCGGTGGCGATCGGCATCAGCGAGTCCGGCCGCACCCGCTCGACCGTCGAGGCCGTGCGCGAGGCGGCCGCCCTCGGCATGCCGTCCATCGCCATCACCTCCGCCGCCGGCTCGCCGCTGGCGCGCAGCGCCGATGCCGTCCTCCTCACGCCGGGCGCGGCGCCGGAGCCGACGGGCGGGGAGGGCATGTATGAATCCATGGTGTCCAAGATGGCGCAGCTCGCCGCCATGGACGCCCTCTACGCCCTCGTCGCCGTGCAGGACCATCAGCGAGCGCTGGCACGGCTCGACTACACCGATGCCGTCATCGTCAGGAGCCGGCTGAAATAG